One Fimbriimonadia bacterium genomic window, CCCGGCGCGTATATCCGTCAGCGGCACTTCCGAGCCATCGATGACGTGAAGGCACAAGGGGCGGATGGCTCCGAACTGATAGTCACGCGCGAGGATGACATCACATGGTCTGTGTTCGCACCGGGGCAGAAGAAGCTAGTAATGACATACAGGGTTACGCGGGATGCGATTCCGAACGCTGGCCTGCAAATAGCTGGGCCGGCCACGTACATGTACGTCGTGGACAGAAAGGACGAAGCCTGTTCGGTGCACTTCGCGATCCCCGTCGGGTGGCGAGTTGCCATCGGGCTCGACCCGGCAGGTAAGAACACCTATCGCGCTCCGAACTACGACGTGCTCGCCGATGCACCCGCACAGCTCGGACACTTCAATGTGGATGAGTTTAGGGTTCGGGGAGTCACCCATCAGTGCGTCACTTTCGGCGAAGGAGCCGACCAGGTAGACCGCAAGCGTCTGGTGGCAGTATGCAAGCGCATTGCAGAGAGTCAGACCGCGTTCTTCGACGACATTCCCTATCGGCGGTATGTGTTCCTATTCTCCGTCCGCCCGGGTGCGGATGGCGGCGGTGGATTGGAACATCTGAACTCGACGAGCATCTGGATGTCAGCGGGGCTGGGTCCGCGTGTGGTCCACGTCATCGCCCATGAGTTTTTCCACCTATGGAACGTTAAACGAATCCGTCCGGCAGTGCTCGGCCCCTTCGATTATACTGGCCCGGCGCTAACACGCAACCTGTGGTGGAGCGAAGGTGTGACGGACTATTACGCCACGGTCCTCAATCAGCGTGCGGGCCTCCTCAGCCGCGACGAGTTCTTTGCTACGTGGGGACGCGACATCCTGCGTTTGCAACAGAACCCGTCTCGTCTCAAAGTATCGGCAGACGAGTGCTCCCTTCGCACGTGGGAAGGTGGAACGCACTCCGGGTACGGCGGCCTCGACTACTACCTAAAGGGCAAGTTGGTCGGTTTGTGCCTGGACCTGAAAATGCGTGATCTGACCGATGGCCGACGCAGCCTGGACGACGTGATGCGCCTGCTGTACGAGAAGTGCGGGAGAGGAATTGGACCAGGCTTTGCGGAGGACGGCATCCGAGACGCATGCATCGAGCTAGGTGGTCCAGAGATGGGTCCCTTCTACGACAAGGTGGCGCGAAGCACGGACGAGTTGCCGTTCCGTGAGATTTTTGCTGCTTTCGGGATC contains:
- a CDS encoding M61 family metallopeptidase, encoding MRRYSYRAVIASLVLLLWACAFAVVEYTVSAAPGQTYVGVEIVASVKGDSIRFQIPSWTPGAYIRQRHFRAIDDVKAQGADGSELIVTREDDITWSVFAPGQKKLVMTYRVTRDAIPNAGLQIAGPATYMYVVDRKDEACSVHFAIPVGWRVAIGLDPAGKNTYRAPNYDVLADAPAQLGHFNVDEFRVRGVTHQCVTFGEGADQVDRKRLVAVCKRIAESQTAFFDDIPYRRYVFLFSVRPGADGGGGLEHLNSTSIWMSAGLGPRVVHVIAHEFFHLWNVKRIRPAVLGPFDYTGPALTRNLWWSEGVTDYYATVLNQRAGLLSRDEFFATWGRDILRLQQNPSRLKVSADECSLRTWEGGTHSGYGGLDYYLKGKLVGLCLDLKMRDLTDGRRSLDDVMRLLYEKCGRGIGPGFAEDGIRDACIELGGPEMGPFYDKVARSTDELPFREIFAAFGIRCTMRTDENNRVESVSVTPMTEITRRQERLRDGWLNGKVGAVAARPLPETTSTSMTARPVAATAW